The Elephas maximus indicus isolate mEleMax1 chromosome 19, mEleMax1 primary haplotype, whole genome shotgun sequence genome contains a region encoding:
- the ARL16 gene encoding ADP-ribosylation factor-like protein 16 isoform X1, producing MCLLLGAAGVGKTLLVKRLQKLSAHDGKGDLGDPPPTRPTVGTNLTNIVVQKKITIRELGGCMSPIWPSYYGNCHALLFVLDASDPTQLSVSCSQLLGLLSAEQLAEASVLILFNKIDLPCYVSVEELKSLMRLPDIIACAKQNITTAEISARKGTGLAGVLRWLQDTHRASC from the exons ATGTGTCTCCTGTTAGGGGCCGCGGGCGTCGGGAAGACGCTGCTGGTGAAGCGACTGCAGAA GCTGAGCGCCCATGACGGGAAGGGCGACCTGGGGGACCCTCCCCCGACGCGGCCCACG GTGGGCACTAACCTCACCAACATCGTGGtccagaagaagatcaccatCAGGGAGCTAGGGGGGTGCATGAGCCCCATCTGGCCCAGTTACTACGGAAACTGCCATGCTCTCCTG TTTGTGCTGGATGCCTCTGACCCCACACAGCTGTCTGTGTCCTGTTCGCAGCTCCTGGGTCTCCTTTCAGCAGAACAACTTGCAGAAGCATCTGTCCTTATACTCTTCAATAAAAT CGACCTGCCCTGTTACGTGAGTGTGGAGGAGTTGAAGTCATTAATGAGGCTCCCAGATATCATCGCCTGTGCCAAGCAGAACATCACCACAGCGGAAATCAGTGCACGCAAAGGCACTGGCTTGGCAGGGGTTCTGCGCTGGCTCCAGGACACCCACAGAGCCAGCTGTTGA
- the ARL16 gene encoding ADP-ribosylation factor-like protein 16 isoform X2 has protein sequence MCLLLGAAGVGKTLLVKRLQKLSAHDGKGDLGDPPPTRPTVGTNLTNIVVQKKITIRELGGCMSPIWPSYYGNCHALLLLGLLSAEQLAEASVLILFNKIDLPCYVSVEELKSLMRLPDIIACAKQNITTAEISARKGTGLAGVLRWLQDTHRASC, from the exons ATGTGTCTCCTGTTAGGGGCCGCGGGCGTCGGGAAGACGCTGCTGGTGAAGCGACTGCAGAA GCTGAGCGCCCATGACGGGAAGGGCGACCTGGGGGACCCTCCCCCGACGCGGCCCACG GTGGGCACTAACCTCACCAACATCGTGGtccagaagaagatcaccatCAGGGAGCTAGGGGGGTGCATGAGCCCCATCTGGCCCAGTTACTACGGAAACTGCCATGCTCTCCTG CTCCTGGGTCTCCTTTCAGCAGAACAACTTGCAGAAGCATCTGTCCTTATACTCTTCAATAAAAT CGACCTGCCCTGTTACGTGAGTGTGGAGGAGTTGAAGTCATTAATGAGGCTCCCAGATATCATCGCCTGTGCCAAGCAGAACATCACCACAGCGGAAATCAGTGCACGCAAAGGCACTGGCTTGGCAGGGGTTCTGCGCTGGCTCCAGGACACCCACAGAGCCAGCTGTTGA